In Flavivirga abyssicola, the following are encoded in one genomic region:
- a CDS encoding SDR family oxidoreductase has product MTEQQLKTLSGKRILITGGAGFIGSNLCEALLDHNIEVVCLDNFSTGKQTNIAPFLNNDNFKLIEGDIRNLDDCHNACAGVNYVLHQAALGSVPRSINDPITTNDVNVSGFLNMLVAARDANVKRFVYAASSSTYGDHEALPKVEDTIGKPLSPYAITKYVNELYAEIFFSTYKLDTIGLRYFNVFGKRQDPNGAYAAVIPKFVQQYINHESPVINGDGSYSRDFTFIDNVVQMNINALTVNNKNALNTVYNVAYGERTTLIELATLLKEYLSEFDSIIGNIEIKHRDNRIGDIPHSLASIDKAKQLLNYDPKYNIDSGLKKAVKWYWENLK; this is encoded by the coding sequence ATGACCGAACAACAATTAAAAACTTTATCAGGAAAAAGAATCCTTATTACTGGAGGTGCGGGCTTTATTGGCTCTAACCTATGTGAAGCATTATTAGACCATAATATAGAGGTAGTTTGCTTAGATAATTTCTCGACAGGAAAACAAACTAATATAGCTCCATTTTTAAATAATGACAATTTTAAATTAATTGAGGGAGATATTAGAAATCTTGATGATTGCCATAACGCATGTGCTGGTGTAAACTACGTATTGCATCAAGCGGCTTTGGGATCTGTACCAAGATCTATAAATGATCCCATTACAACAAACGATGTAAATGTTTCTGGGTTTTTAAATATGCTAGTAGCTGCTAGAGATGCTAATGTAAAACGTTTTGTATATGCCGCCAGCTCTTCTACATATGGAGATCATGAGGCATTGCCTAAGGTTGAAGACACCATTGGAAAACCATTATCTCCTTATGCCATTACTAAATACGTAAACGAATTATATGCAGAAATATTTTTTAGTACATATAAGTTAGATACTATTGGCTTACGTTATTTTAATGTGTTTGGCAAAAGACAAGACCCAAATGGAGCTTATGCAGCTGTAATCCCAAAGTTTGTTCAACAATATATAAACCATGAATCACCTGTTATTAATGGCGATGGGAGTTATTCAAGAGACTTTACTTTTATTGATAATGTGGTTCAAATGAATATTAATGCATTAACTGTTAATAACAAAAATGCATTAAACACTGTGTACAATGTCGCTTATGGAGAACGAACTACATTAATTGAATTAGCGACTTTACTAAAAGAATATTTATCTGAATTTGATAGCATTATAGGTAATATTGAAATAAAGCACAGAGATAATAGAATTGGAGATATCCCTCACTCTTTAGCTTCTATTGATAAAGCAAAACAATTATTAAATTATGACCCGAAATACAATATTGACAGTGGTTTAAAAAAAGCTGTAAAATGGTATTGGGAAAATTTAAAATAA
- a CDS encoding nucleotide sugar dehydrogenase, with product MKDIKIAVIGLGYVGLPLARLFATKYNVVGFDINQSRINELSKGNDATLEVDSDTLKSVLKNNAGEGIGLFCSASLEDIKDCNYYVITVPTPIDKNNRPDLTPLYKSSETVAKVLKKGDIVIYESTVYPGVTEDECVPVLEKISGLTFNKDFYAGYSPERINPGDKLHTVDKILKVTAGSTPEIGKKVDVLYASVITAGTHLAPTIKVAEAAKVIENSQRDINIAFVNELAKIFNLMDIDTHSVLEAAGTKWNFLPFKPGLVGGHCIGVDPYYLAQKAQEVGYHPEIILAGRRVNDSMGQYVASEIIKIMLQNDIHIKNAKILALGITFKENCPDVRNTKAVDVISQLKSYGTDITIYDPWANPQEVLHEYGLETTKQLPKEKFDTIVLTVAHDEFLNEDLKLLLKPNGILYDVKGVLNENVDGRL from the coding sequence ATGAAGGATATTAAAATTGCCGTTATTGGATTGGGCTATGTAGGCTTACCATTGGCTAGACTTTTTGCAACGAAATACAATGTTGTTGGCTTTGATATTAATCAAAGTAGAATTAATGAATTATCTAAAGGAAATGATGCCACTCTTGAAGTAGATTCCGACACCTTAAAATCAGTTTTAAAAAATAATGCAGGTGAAGGTATAGGTTTGTTCTGCAGTGCCTCACTTGAAGATATAAAAGACTGTAATTATTATGTGATTACTGTTCCTACGCCTATTGACAAAAACAATAGGCCAGATTTAACACCTCTTTATAAATCTAGTGAGACTGTAGCTAAGGTTTTAAAGAAAGGAGATATCGTTATCTATGAATCAACAGTGTATCCTGGTGTGACAGAAGATGAATGTGTGCCAGTTCTTGAAAAAATAAGTGGTCTCACATTTAATAAAGATTTCTATGCTGGTTATTCACCAGAAAGAATCAATCCTGGCGATAAATTACATACAGTTGACAAAATACTTAAGGTAACCGCTGGCTCTACACCCGAAATTGGTAAAAAGGTGGATGTTTTATACGCTAGCGTTATAACAGCTGGAACCCATTTAGCACCTACTATTAAAGTAGCTGAAGCCGCAAAAGTCATTGAAAACTCACAACGCGATATAAACATCGCTTTTGTTAATGAACTGGCTAAGATTTTTAATTTAATGGATATCGATACACATTCAGTTCTAGAAGCAGCTGGAACTAAATGGAATTTTTTACCATTTAAACCTGGATTAGTTGGAGGACATTGTATTGGTGTAGATCCCTATTATTTGGCACAGAAGGCACAAGAAGTTGGATATCATCCAGAAATCATATTAGCTGGTCGTAGAGTAAATGATAGTATGGGACAATATGTCGCCTCTGAAATCATAAAAATAATGCTTCAGAATGATATACATATAAAAAACGCTAAAATATTAGCCCTTGGAATAACTTTCAAAGAAAATTGTCCTGATGTGAGAAATACTAAAGCTGTCGATGTAATAAGTCAATTAAAAAGTTATGGTACTGATATTACGATATATGACCCTTGGGCTAACCCTCAAGAAGTTTTACATGAGTATGGTTTAGAAACCACAAAACAACTGCCAAAAGAAAAATTTGATACTATTGTTTTGACAGTAGCTCATGATGAGTTTTTAAACGAAGACTTAAAATTATTATTAAAACCAAATGGAATTTTATATGATGTTAAAGGTGTGCTTAACGAAAATGTTGATGGCAGGTTGTAA
- the rfbB gene encoding dTDP-glucose 4,6-dehydratase produces MKILITGGAGFIGSHVIRLFLTKYPQYEIYNLDKLTYAGNLENLKDLEHLDNYTFIKGDITDENYINQIFDKYKFDAIIHLAAESHVDRSITAPLSFAKTNILGTMILLNAFKNLWKDNWEGKLFYHVSTDEVYGTLGIDGLFEESTPYDPNSPYSASKASSDHFVRAYGETYNLPYVISNCSNNYGPNQFPEKLIPLFINNIIKNKPLPVYGDGNYTRDWLYVKDHAIAIDLVFHKGKNAETYNIGGFNEWKNLDLVKLLCDVMDEKLDRKPGSSQELISFIKDRPGHDLRYAIDASKINNNLGWSPSVTFEQGLLKTIDWYLENSEWLQNVTSGNYQSYYNKMYLHN; encoded by the coding sequence ATGAAAATATTAATAACAGGAGGCGCAGGTTTTATAGGATCACATGTTATTAGATTGTTTTTAACTAAATATCCTCAATACGAAATCTATAACTTAGACAAACTAACCTATGCTGGGAATTTAGAGAATTTAAAAGATTTAGAACACTTAGATAATTACACCTTCATTAAAGGTGATATTACTGACGAAAATTATATAAATCAAATTTTTGATAAGTATAAATTTGATGCCATTATTCATTTGGCTGCAGAATCACATGTTGATAGGTCAATTACAGCCCCTTTGTCATTTGCTAAAACAAATATTTTAGGCACTATGATTTTGCTAAATGCATTCAAAAATTTGTGGAAAGATAATTGGGAGGGTAAATTGTTTTATCATGTTAGTACAGATGAAGTATATGGAACTTTAGGCATTGATGGATTATTTGAAGAATCTACTCCTTATGACCCTAATTCTCCTTATTCAGCATCAAAAGCAAGTTCAGATCACTTTGTAAGAGCATACGGGGAAACATATAATTTACCTTATGTTATTTCCAATTGTTCAAATAATTATGGGCCAAACCAATTCCCTGAAAAACTCATTCCTTTATTTATAAATAACATTATAAAGAATAAGCCTTTACCTGTTTATGGAGACGGTAATTATACTAGAGATTGGTTGTACGTAAAAGATCATGCAATAGCAATAGATTTAGTCTTTCACAAAGGAAAAAATGCCGAAACTTATAATATTGGAGGTTTTAATGAATGGAAAAACTTAGATTTAGTAAAGTTACTTTGTGATGTTATGGATGAAAAATTAGATAGAAAACCTGGTAGTTCGCAAGAATTAATATCGTTTATAAAAGATAGACCTGGTCATGATTTAAGATATGCTATCGATGCATCAAAAATTAACAATAATTTGGGATGGAGCCCTTCAGTGACCTTTGAGCAAGGCTTGTTGAAAACTATAGATTGGTATTTAGAAAACTCAGAATGGTTACAAAATGTTACTTCTGGAAATTATCAATCCTATTACAACAAAATGTATTTACATAATTAG
- the rfbA gene encoding glucose-1-phosphate thymidylyltransferase RfbA translates to MKGIILAGGSGTRLYPLTISVSKQLLPIYDKPMIYYPLSVLMIAGIRDILIITTPHDQEAFKKLLGDGSQIGCNFEYAIQPEPNGLAEAFIIGERFIGNDKVALVLGDNIFYGNGFGKLLRSKTNINGASIFAYPVNDPERYGVVEFDKNEKAISIEEKPKHPKSSYAVPGLYFYDNKVVEFAKKVKPSQRGEKEITTLNQMYLDLNELEVGIMTRGMAWLDTGTVDAMDSATEFVRVMEKRTDKKVACIEEIAYLHGYINKEQAIEVSKKYGKSGYGRYIQKIVNS, encoded by the coding sequence ATGAAAGGAATTATCTTAGCAGGAGGGTCGGGAACAAGATTATATCCCTTAACTATATCTGTAAGTAAGCAATTATTACCTATTTATGATAAACCGATGATATATTATCCATTATCTGTTTTAATGATTGCTGGGATAAGAGATATACTCATAATTACTACACCTCATGACCAAGAAGCATTTAAAAAACTTTTAGGAGACGGCTCTCAAATAGGCTGTAATTTTGAATATGCTATACAACCAGAACCAAATGGACTTGCAGAGGCTTTTATAATTGGAGAAAGATTCATTGGAAATGATAAAGTTGCTCTTGTACTTGGTGACAATATTTTTTATGGAAATGGTTTTGGAAAGCTATTAAGAAGTAAGACCAATATAAATGGGGCTTCAATATTTGCTTATCCTGTTAATGATCCTGAGCGCTATGGTGTAGTTGAATTTGATAAAAACGAGAAAGCCATTAGTATCGAGGAGAAACCAAAACATCCAAAATCTTCATACGCAGTACCTGGTTTATACTTTTATGATAATAAAGTGGTTGAATTTGCAAAAAAAGTAAAGCCTTCTCAAAGAGGAGAAAAAGAAATTACTACACTGAATCAAATGTATTTAGACCTCAACGAATTAGAAGTTGGAATCATGACTAGAGGTATGGCATGGTTAGATACTGGTACTGTAGATGCTATGGATAGTGCTACTGAATTTGTAAGGGTTATGGAAAAACGAACAGACAAAAAAGTTGCTTGTATAGAAGAAATAGCATACTTGCATGGGTATATAAATAAAGAGCAAGCCATAGAAGTGTCAAAAAAATATGGGAAAAGTGGTTACGGAAGGTATATTCAAAAAATAGTAAATTCATAA
- a CDS encoding sugar 3,4-ketoisomerase: MNQVKKIDLPKILDKRGNLSFFESSNQIPFDIKRTYWIYDVPGGEIRGSHAFKESTEFIIALSGSFDVVLNDGVEEKKFSLNRSYYGLYVPNLLWRRLENFSTNSLALIVSSMEYNEKDYIRDFNDFKIIRNEAQK; the protein is encoded by the coding sequence ATGAATCAGGTCAAAAAAATTGATTTACCAAAAATATTAGATAAACGAGGCAATTTAAGCTTTTTTGAAAGTAGTAATCAAATTCCATTTGATATAAAAAGGACCTATTGGATATATGATGTACCAGGTGGAGAAATTAGAGGTAGTCATGCTTTTAAGGAATCTACAGAATTTATCATTGCTCTCTCTGGTAGTTTTGATGTTGTACTCAATGATGGAGTTGAAGAAAAAAAATTTAGTTTAAATAGATCTTATTATGGACTTTATGTTCCAAACTTATTATGGAGAAGGCTTGAAAACTTTTCAACTAACTCTCTAGCTCTTATTGTATCTTCTATGGAGTATAATGAAAAAGATTATATAAGAGATTTTAACGATTTTAAAATTATTAGAAATGAAGCTCAAAAATAA
- a CDS encoding sugar 3,4-ketoisomerase, protein MKLKNNTVYDCSVIDVSKIHNSAGNITVIENSHNIPFNVNRLYYLYDVPSGEARGGHAHYELEQFIVAASGSFDVILDDGLNRKRVSLNRPNLALHVVPGLWRELDNFSSGSICMVLASHTYDENDYIRDYNKFLKYRN, encoded by the coding sequence ATGAAGCTCAAAAATAATACAGTTTATGATTGCTCCGTAATAGATGTTTCCAAAATTCATAATAGTGCAGGAAATATAACAGTAATAGAAAACAGCCATAATATCCCTTTTAATGTTAACCGCTTATATTATTTATATGATGTCCCAAGTGGAGAAGCAAGAGGAGGGCATGCACATTATGAACTGGAACAATTTATAGTAGCTGCTAGTGGGAGTTTTGATGTTATTCTAGATGATGGACTAAATAGAAAAAGAGTATCTCTTAATAGACCTAATTTAGCACTTCATGTAGTGCCAGGTTTATGGAGAGAACTAGATAACTTTTCTTCTGGATCTATATGCATGGTATTGGCATCACACACTTATGATGAAAATGATTATATAAGAGATTACAATAAGTTTTTAAAATATCGAAATTAG
- a CDS encoding DegT/DnrJ/EryC1/StrS family aminotransferase, with translation MIYWKGQIINPEDFRVPSYYISPFNVKELSKIDKIKSIPSDHNDMVAKLNSKFGNHEYLVSGKEAMYKALSFYNLDKNDEVYVVTSTGNKYVSSCVTNEIEKYCNWSRKRSDKTKLVFVIHEFGVVYKQMDELKETNLPIIEDLAMSLFSNDSDGKIGTYGDFAIYSLPKFFPIQFGGVLRYNNPKFSDDELGKNELPFQIDLKRTSHFYLKKEKKIIKKRLANYNYYALKLNKIGLNTRFILNSKETPSVFMFTTDSLNLNELKVFMQKNGVECSIFYGENAFYLPVHQNLKKFDLDFIINLIKYFTIENQ, from the coding sequence ATGATTTATTGGAAAGGTCAAATAATTAATCCGGAAGATTTCAGAGTTCCCTCTTATTATATCAGTCCATTTAATGTTAAAGAATTGTCTAAAATTGATAAGATTAAATCCATTCCTTCAGATCATAATGATATGGTAGCTAAACTTAATTCGAAGTTTGGCAATCATGAGTATTTAGTAAGCGGTAAAGAAGCTATGTATAAAGCACTATCTTTCTATAACTTAGACAAAAATGATGAAGTTTATGTAGTAACAAGTACAGGTAATAAATATGTAAGTAGTTGTGTTACAAACGAAATTGAAAAGTATTGCAATTGGTCAAGGAAACGAAGTGATAAAACTAAATTAGTATTTGTTATTCATGAATTTGGAGTTGTTTATAAGCAGATGGATGAACTAAAAGAAACAAATTTGCCAATTATAGAAGATTTGGCGATGTCTCTTTTTTCTAATGATAGTGATGGTAAAATTGGAACCTATGGAGATTTTGCTATTTATAGTTTACCTAAGTTCTTTCCTATACAATTTGGTGGTGTTTTAAGGTATAATAATCCCAAATTCAGTGATGATGAGTTAGGCAAAAACGAACTGCCTTTTCAAATCGATCTAAAACGAACATCCCATTTTTATTTAAAAAAGGAAAAAAAAATCATCAAAAAAAGATTAGCAAATTATAATTATTATGCTTTAAAATTAAATAAAATCGGGTTAAATACTAGGTTTATTTTAAACTCAAAAGAAACACCTTCAGTTTTCATGTTTACTACTGATTCTTTGAATTTGAATGAACTTAAAGTTTTTATGCAAAAAAACGGTGTTGAATGTAGTATTTTCTACGGAGAGAATGCCTTTTATCTTCCTGTTCATCAAAATTTAAAAAAATTTGACTTAGATTTTATTATTAACCTCATTAAATATTTTACAATTGAAAACCAGTAA
- a CDS encoding acyltransferase has translation MKTSNIILGKDVIVDNTTSINNVTIQDNVKIAKHCSIYGAESNILEIGSETYIGMFSIINGFSEKVIIGNNVSIAQNVNIMSDSGPNASSEMQKYFPLIKGKVVIGDHCWIGANVVIMPNVTLSEFCVVAANSFVNSSFPPYSVIGGNPAKLIKTITK, from the coding sequence TTGAAAACCAGTAATATTATATTAGGAAAAGATGTTATTGTAGACAACACAACTTCTATCAATAATGTTACGATTCAAGATAATGTAAAAATTGCAAAACATTGCAGTATTTACGGAGCAGAATCAAATATTTTAGAAATAGGAAGTGAAACTTATATTGGAATGTTTTCAATAATTAATGGTTTTTCTGAAAAAGTGATTATTGGAAACAATGTTTCAATAGCACAAAATGTAAATATAATGAGCGATTCTGGTCCTAACGCAAGCTCAGAAATGCAAAAATACTTTCCTTTAATAAAAGGTAAAGTAGTAATTGGAGATCATTGTTGGATTGGGGCTAATGTGGTTATTATGCCAAATGTTACACTCTCAGAGTTTTGTGTGGTTGCTGCAAACAGCTTTGTTAATTCTAGTTTCCCTCCTTACTCTGTTATCGGAGGAAATCCTGCTAAACTAATTAAAACTATAACTAAATAG
- a CDS encoding GNAT family N-acetyltransferase yields MEIKRYDSTQKTVWDEFIPKSKNGVFLFYREYLDYHKDRFTDHSLIILKKNKIIALFPANENNNQILSHGGLTFGSLIMSHDVRATEVLNIFLKIKEYYKELKFTDITYKAVPSIFHKYPSEEDLYALFRINAKLIRRDISSVVKISNKIRFSESKRQAVTKCIKNEAIVSKNNDFGEYWDLLTSVLAKFDTKPVHTLGEINSLKESFPDNIKLFEARKDNILLAGIVVYDFGNVIHTQYMANSQDGRKIGALDFINDSLINEVYKDRDFYSFGISTENQGRVLNEGLIQQKEMMGSRGIAVDFYNISL; encoded by the coding sequence ATGGAAATTAAGAGATACGATAGTACTCAAAAAACAGTTTGGGATGAGTTTATTCCAAAAAGCAAAAATGGAGTTTTTCTCTTTTATCGAGAATATTTAGATTATCATAAAGATAGGTTCACAGATCATTCTTTAATTATTTTAAAAAAGAATAAAATAATAGCACTATTCCCTGCAAATGAAAATAATAATCAAATACTTTCTCATGGTGGTCTAACTTTTGGTTCTTTAATAATGAGTCATGATGTAAGAGCTACAGAAGTATTAAATATATTTTTAAAAATTAAAGAATATTATAAAGAATTAAAATTCACAGACATAACCTATAAAGCAGTTCCTTCTATTTTCCATAAATATCCTTCAGAAGAAGATTTATATGCTTTATTTAGAATAAACGCAAAACTTATCAGAAGGGATATTTCTTCCGTTGTAAAAATAAGTAATAAGATTCGTTTTTCAGAAAGTAAAAGACAGGCAGTAACAAAATGCATTAAAAACGAAGCCATTGTTTCTAAAAACAATGATTTTGGAGAATATTGGGATTTATTAACCAGTGTTTTGGCAAAATTTGATACAAAACCAGTCCATACACTGGGAGAAATTAATAGTTTAAAAGAATCATTCCCGGATAATATAAAATTATTTGAAGCAAGAAAAGATAATATCTTATTAGCAGGAATAGTGGTTTATGATTTTGGCAATGTTATCCATACGCAATATATGGCTAACTCTCAAGACGGCAGAAAAATAGGTGCATTAGATTTTATAAATGATAGTTTAATAAATGAAGTTTATAAAGACAGGGATTTTTATAGCTTTGGCATTTCGACAGAGAATCAAGGTAGGGTTCTGAATGAAGGATTAATTCAACAGAAAGAGATGATGGGAAGTAGAGGCATTGCAGTAGATTTTTATAATATTAGTTTGTAA
- a CDS encoding DegT/DnrJ/EryC1/StrS family aminotransferase, with translation MIKFLDLQKINAQYEQELKEAASRVIDSGWYLLGNELESFETNYAKFCQTKHAIGVANGLDALRLIFKAYIELGILQIGDEVIVPANTYIASILAITDNQLAPVFVEPNMDTYNLDSSKIEQAITSKTKAVLTVHLYGQNSIDDTMLDVCEKYNLKLVEDSAQSHGALWKEKVMGSIGHAAGHSFYPGKNLGALGDAGAVTTNDDELARVIRTLANYGSSKKYENVYRGLNSRLDEIQAAFLNVKLKYIHTDISGRRRVANYYLKHINNPDIILPEVLNQDGHVWHLFVIRTSKREKLQKFLNENGVQTLIHYPIPPHKQQAYMEFNHLSLPTTEKIHGDVLSLPMSAVLNESELEKIAKVVNLYLID, from the coding sequence ATGATTAAATTTCTCGATCTTCAAAAAATAAATGCCCAATACGAGCAGGAGCTTAAAGAGGCTGCTAGCAGAGTTATTGATTCTGGGTGGTATTTATTAGGAAATGAATTAGAATCTTTTGAAACCAATTATGCTAAATTCTGTCAAACAAAACATGCTATAGGGGTTGCCAATGGACTTGATGCTCTAAGATTAATTTTTAAAGCCTATATCGAATTAGGGATTTTGCAAATTGGAGATGAAGTAATTGTTCCTGCTAACACATATATAGCATCCATATTAGCCATTACAGATAATCAGTTAGCACCTGTTTTTGTTGAACCTAATATGGATACTTATAATTTAGATTCCAGTAAAATTGAGCAAGCAATTACATCTAAAACAAAAGCTGTTTTAACAGTTCATCTATATGGGCAAAACTCTATTGATGATACCATGTTAGATGTTTGTGAAAAATATAACCTTAAGTTAGTTGAAGATAGTGCTCAATCTCATGGAGCCTTATGGAAAGAAAAGGTTATGGGAAGTATTGGACATGCTGCAGGCCATAGTTTTTATCCTGGTAAAAATCTAGGCGCTTTAGGCGATGCTGGAGCAGTTACTACTAATGATGATGAATTAGCTCGAGTCATTCGTACTTTAGCTAATTATGGGTCATCCAAAAAGTATGAGAATGTATATCGGGGTCTTAATTCAAGATTAGACGAAATACAGGCAGCTTTTTTAAATGTAAAATTAAAGTATATCCATACAGATATATCAGGTAGAAGACGTGTTGCTAATTATTATTTAAAACATATTAATAACCCAGATATCATATTACCTGAAGTTTTAAATCAGGACGGTCATGTGTGGCATTTATTCGTAATAAGGACTTCAAAAAGGGAAAAACTACAAAAGTTTCTAAATGAAAATGGTGTGCAAACACTAATTCATTATCCTATTCCGCCTCATAAGCAACAAGCTTACATGGAATTTAATCATTTAAGCTTACCAACAACAGAAAAGATACATGGAGATGTTTTGAGTTTACCCATGAGTGCGGTATTGAATGAATCAGAGTTAGAGAAAATAGCAAAAGTGGTTAACCTTTACTTAATTGATTAA
- a CDS encoding acyltransferase has product MIRLLNIIKKTTLFLLISFNKSICNIRSYHYTRKINNGGGKIIITEPFLKFSLRKQKASNLFVKGTLRITSHIGGNSKTVISLGSNSILKVNGDFSIGDGVRVMLNANSSLTIGGKNKESDSGITCNTLIMVNKKISIGEDFICAWGNFISDSDWHSIDGQNHQKDVIIGDHIWIANNCNILKGTIIGDNTIIASNTKIVNKTFPGDSLIAGIPPKIIKQGVNWSRDI; this is encoded by the coding sequence ATGATTAGACTACTTAATATTATAAAAAAAACGACTCTTTTTTTATTGATTTCTTTTAATAAATCAATTTGCAATATTAGATCGTATCATTACACTCGAAAAATAAATAATGGAGGCGGGAAAATAATTATAACAGAGCCATTTTTAAAATTCTCGTTAAGGAAACAAAAAGCTTCAAATCTATTTGTTAAAGGAACTTTGCGAATTACATCGCACATAGGAGGTAATTCTAAGACTGTAATTTCACTTGGAAGTAATTCTATACTCAAAGTTAATGGCGATTTTTCAATAGGTGATGGAGTAAGAGTAATGTTAAATGCAAACTCTAGTCTAACCATAGGAGGAAAGAACAAAGAAAGTGATTCAGGAATCACATGTAACACCCTAATCATGGTTAATAAAAAAATTAGTATTGGAGAAGATTTTATTTGTGCATGGGGTAATTTCATTAGTGATTCTGATTGGCATTCAATTGATGGGCAAAATCACCAAAAAGATGTAATTATTGGTGATCATATATGGATTGCAAATAATTGTAATATTTTAAAAGGGACAATAATAGGCGATAATACAATTATTGCAAGTAATACTAAAATTGTAAACAAAACTTTTCCAGGTGATTCATTAATTGCAGGTATACCTCCTAAAATAATAAAAC